The following proteins come from a genomic window of Mammaliicoccus sp. Marseille-Q6498:
- a CDS encoding cyclic-di-AMP receptor yields the protein MKMVIAIVQDQDSQNLSEALIEKDFRATKLATTGGFLRAGNTTFLCGVKDERVEEILSVIDGTCGNREQLVSPITPMGGSADSYIPYPVEVEVGGATVFVMPIEKFHQF from the coding sequence ATGAAAATGGTTATTGCGATAGTCCAAGACCAAGATAGTCAAAACTTGTCAGAAGCACTTATTGAAAAAGACTTTAGAGCTACTAAACTTGCTACAACGGGTGGTTTTTTAAGAGCGGGGAATACAACTTTCTTATGCGGTGTTAAAGACGAACGTGTAGAAGAAATATTAAGTGTAATAGATGGAACTTGTGGTAACCGTGAACAACTTGTCTCACCTATCACGCCTATGGGAGGCAGCGCGGATTCTTATATCCCGTACCCAGTAGAAGTAGAAGTCGGTGGGGCAACAGTATTTGTAATGCCAATCGAAAAATTCCATCAATTTTAA
- the tmk gene encoding dTMP kinase: MGQFITFEGPEGSGKTTVIHKIHERLNKDYDVLMTREPGGIKISEAIRALLLDSDDEMDERTEALLFAAARRQHLVEKILPQLNNGGIVLCDRFVDSSLSYQGYAREIGVEEVKAINEFAIENLYPDLTLYFDVPAEVGLNRIKDNQRDANRLDKEKIEFHHKVTDGYQKLIAEYPDRIKVIDATQPLEKVVEDAYSMITNFLNRV; the protein is encoded by the coding sequence ATGGGTCAGTTTATAACATTTGAAGGACCAGAAGGATCAGGTAAAACGACAGTAATACATAAAATACATGAACGATTAAACAAAGATTATGATGTTCTTATGACTAGAGAGCCTGGTGGTATTAAAATAAGTGAGGCTATTAGAGCATTGCTATTAGATAGTGATGATGAAATGGATGAAAGAACTGAAGCGTTACTATTTGCTGCTGCTAGAAGACAACATTTAGTTGAGAAAATTTTACCGCAATTGAATAACGGTGGAATTGTTCTATGTGATCGATTTGTAGATAGTTCCTTAAGTTATCAAGGTTATGCACGTGAAATTGGGGTAGAAGAAGTTAAGGCAATTAATGAATTTGCAATTGAAAATCTTTATCCTGATTTAACACTTTATTTTGATGTGCCTGCAGAAGTGGGACTAAATAGAATTAAAGATAATCAAAGAGATGCTAACCGTTTAGACAAGGAAAAGATAGAATTTCATCATAAAGTAACAGATGGATATCAAAAATTAATTGCCGAGTATCCTGATAGAATTAAAGTAATTGATGCAACACAACCTTTAGAAAAAGTTGTAGAAGACGCGTATTCCATGATTACAAATTTTCTAAATCGAGTTTAA
- a CDS encoding aminotransferase class I/II-fold pyridoxal phosphate-dependent enzyme, with translation MNLYEKLKSIQDDGAISLHVPGHHNNTIGYLNDLDISMDMTEITGLDDLHQPEGCIKESMSQLNRYPEYKAQYIVNGTTVGILSTIYAVQHMEGEILIPRNAHKSVYNALNLTKQKARWMSMSVSEKTGQYDGVMSLANIDLSKVKLAIFTYPNYYGETFEIEEMIKELKRFNIPVLIDEAHGAHFGISSYFPQSSLNYGADIVVQSYHKTLPALTMGSVIYIKKSSLLYESIQHYLSLLQTSSPSYLVMASLEKAEKFYKEYEDEQFIDNRAKLIDALEQAGFEVGRLSDPLKLIVSHNRLAGFEIQSIFECSNIYIELCNLDFTLLVLPLWHESDRFPFNELLSRINHFKVNFKGKAEKEKRFYLPTHSSEYEPIEVEDIITINLNKGAGKISAIDVIPYPPGIPAILKGEYIQQDIVDSLLQWIDRGGRVEGILNKQIKVKDEQ, from the coding sequence ATGAATTTATATGAAAAGTTGAAGTCTATTCAAGATGATGGTGCGATTTCTTTACATGTACCTGGACATCATAATAATACGATTGGTTATTTGAATGATTTAGACATAAGTATGGATATGACTGAAATTACTGGTTTAGATGATTTACATCAACCTGAGGGATGTATTAAGGAAAGTATGTCTCAATTGAATAGGTATCCGGAGTATAAGGCTCAATACATCGTTAACGGGACAACTGTTGGCATATTATCAACTATATATGCGGTACAACATATGGAAGGTGAAATACTAATTCCAAGAAATGCTCATAAGTCAGTCTACAATGCTTTGAATTTAACTAAACAAAAGGCAAGATGGATGTCTATGTCAGTTTCTGAAAAGACTGGTCAGTATGATGGTGTTATGTCTTTAGCTAACATTGATTTATCTAAAGTGAAATTAGCGATTTTTACTTATCCTAATTATTATGGGGAAACGTTTGAAATAGAAGAAATGATAAAAGAGTTGAAACGTTTTAATATTCCAGTATTAATTGATGAAGCACATGGTGCGCATTTTGGTATAAGTTCATATTTTCCTCAGTCGTCGCTAAATTATGGCGCAGATATTGTTGTGCAATCTTATCATAAAACTTTGCCTGCATTAACAATGGGATCTGTTATTTATATTAAAAAAAGTTCTCTATTATATGAAAGCATTCAACATTATTTAAGTCTACTACAAACTTCAAGTCCTTCTTATTTAGTAATGGCTAGCCTTGAAAAAGCGGAAAAGTTTTATAAAGAATATGAAGATGAACAATTTATAGATAATAGAGCAAAGCTTATTGATGCTTTGGAACAAGCTGGGTTTGAAGTGGGTAGACTATCGGACCCTCTAAAATTAATCGTTTCACATAATAGATTAGCTGGATTTGAAATACAAAGTATATTTGAGTGTTCAAATATATATATAGAGTTGTGCAATCTTGATTTTACTTTATTAGTACTACCATTATGGCATGAGTCAGATAGATTTCCGTTTAATGAATTATTAAGTAGAATAAATCATTTTAAAGTTAATTTTAAAGGTAAAGCTGAAAAAGAAAAGCGATTCTATTTACCTACTCATTCAAGCGAATATGAACCAATCGAAGTAGAAGATATAATCACAATTAATTTAAATAAAGGTGCGGGCAAAATTTCAGCTATAGATGTTATACCATATCCGCCAGGTATCCCTGCTATTTTAAAAGGTGAATATATTCAACAAGACATAGTAGATTCCCTTTTACAATGGATTGATAGAGGTGGTAGAGTGGAAGGTATATTAAATAAGCAAATTAAGGTAAAGGATGAACAATAA